A part of Halictus rubicundus isolate RS-2024b chromosome 4, iyHalRubi1_principal, whole genome shotgun sequence genomic DNA contains:
- the LOC143353892 gene encoding acyl-CoA Delta-9 desaturase — MYCSTVTQYEEKKKVDSSGTDVDVEPFPVAREQTRVSQPIIWENVIGIVVLHFLAVYSFATRYRDAFLWTWVWTIVYGTTAGYGVTAGMHRLWAHRCYSAKTPLRVFLAMLYCMMGQTHFYKWIRDHRTHHKFSETPADPHDATRGFFFSHMGWLMMKRHPAVKEYGSKIDMSDIAADPVIKFFDRHFEVIMLSLTFVLPTMVPVFFWGETWYISSHAVLIRYVWSLHATFSVNSFAHMWGNRPYNRRVKPTENAVVSFFALGEGWHNYHHSFPWDYKAAELGSYTLNGTTAFIELMAYFGLAYDLKTCKGDLVERTLQKKGDGTDSLWGHPRHNNQ; from the exons ATGTACTGCTCGACAGTAACTCAGTACGAGGAGAAGAAAAAAGTCGATTCGAGCGGAACGGACGTGGACGTGGAACCATTTCCGGTGGCAAGAGAACAAACACGAGTTAGTCAGCCGATAATATGGGAGAATGTGATTGGTATCGTGGTCCTTCATTTCCTGGCCGTTTACAGTTTTGCGACCCGCTATCGGGATGCCTTTCTTTGGACCTGGGTCTGGA CCATCGTGTATGGAACCACCGCTGGCTACGGGGTAACGGCGGGGATGCATCGTTTGTGGGCGCACAGATGTTACTCGGCCAAGACACCTCTGCGAGTTTTTTTGGCGATGCTGTATTGCATGATGGGACAG ACGCACTTCTACAAATGGATAAGGGACCATCGAACCCATCACAAGTTCTCGGAAACGCCCGCGGACCCGCACGACGCGACCCGAGGCTTCTTCTTCTCTCACATGGGCTGGCTAATGATGAAGCGACATCCGGCTGTCAAGGAGTACGGCAGCAAAATCGATATGAGCGACATCGCGGCCGATCCTGTAATAAAATTCTTCGACCG CCATTTCGAGGTCATTATGCTGTCTCTGACTTTCGTTTTGCCGACGATGGTGCCGGTGTTCTTCTGGGGCGAGACGTGGTACATAAGCTCGCACGCGGTCCTGATTCGCTACGTGTGGTCGCTGCACGCCACTTTCTCCGTGAACAGCTTCGCTCACATGTGGGGCAACCGACCATACAACAGGCGA GTCAAACCGACGGAGAACGCGGTGGTGTCTTTCTTCGCGCTCGGCGAAGGTTGGCACAATTACCATCACTCGTTCCCATGGGACTACAAGGCGGCGGAATTAGGCTCGTACACCCTGAACGGCACCACCGCCTTCATCGAGCTGATGGCGTACTTTGGACTGGCCTACGACTTGAAGACTTGCAAGGGCGACCTGGTCGAGAGGACGTTGCAGAAAAAAGGGGATGGCACTGACAGTCTTTGGGGCCATCCGAGGCATAATAATCAATGA